The following are encoded together in the Cheilinus undulatus linkage group 3, ASM1832078v1, whole genome shotgun sequence genome:
- the LOC121507306 gene encoding solute carrier family 2, facilitated glucose transporter member 11-like: MDGASGKLQYWRLYLLTLVLGIGGSFQYGIQVSVIASPAVHVQSFVNYTWLSRYGTPVDDSTNQLMWSFIVAILSLGAWAGAVHSGSLPVTYGRKKALLFNNVVATVAALLMLFSRMAKSFEMIFFGRFLYGYNVGLGLSVHLMYIGECSPKKLRGFLTLTCSIFIGFGKIMGQIIGIKEMMGTEEMWPFLLAISGVPAILQFVTLPFFPEAPRHLYIDKGDTEGSKKALQWLWQEDDLKQELEDMEKERQSTQGEKKKTVMDVLTSRCVRWQLLTLAIPCAGVQFCGINALYFYAFDIFHESGVPEDQMHYLAIGIGATELIGVTLCSFLIDRAGRKKLMGYGYLLMGITMSVLTAMLSIKHLNSWIPYVNIALIFCVICIYGLGPSGVSMALPADLFLQAWRPSAYVISGTINWLGMFLIGMSFGFIVEGLGQFCFLIFVAYSVFSAAFLLFFVPETKGKTMVEITEDFNKLNYKNRAADAERTEIDLATKF; encoded by the exons ATGGACGGTGCATCAGGAAAG CTGCAGTACTGGAGGCTTTATCTGTTGACATTGGTGTTGGGAATTGGAGGATCTTTTCAGTATGGGATTCAAGTTTCAGTCATCGCTTCTCCAGCTGTG CATGTTCAGAGTTTTGTGAACTACACGTGGCTGTCCAGGTACGGGACCCCTGTTGACGATTCTACAAACCAGCTCATGTGGTCCTTCATCGTGGCCATACTGAGTCTTGGAGCCTGGGCTGGGGCCGTACACAGCGGCAGCCTGCCTGTCACTTATGGCAG GAAAAAAGCTCTGTTGTTCAACAATGTAGTGGCAACTGTTGCTGCTCTTCTCATGCTCTTCAGTCGCATGGCCAAGTCGTTCGAGATGATCTTCTTTGGGCGATTTCTCTATGGATATAATGTTG GTCTTGGTCTAAGTGTACACCTCATGTATATCGGGGAATGTTCGCCAAAGAAGCTCAGAGGCTTCCTGACACTTACCTGTTCAATCTTCATtggatttggaaaaataatgggtcaaatcattggcatcAA gGAGATGATGGGTACAGAGGAGATGTGGCCGTTTCTCTTAGCTATAAGTGGTGTTCCAGCCATTCTGCAGTTTGTGACCCTGCCTTTTTTCCCTGAGGCACCTCGCCACCTTTACATTGACAAAGGAGACACTGAAGGCAGTAAAAAAG CCTTACAGTGGCTGTGGCAGGAGGACGACTTAAAGCAGGAGCTTGAGGACATggagaaggagagacagagcacacagggagagaagaagaagacagtgATGGATGTCCTTACCTCACGCTGTGTGAGGTGGCAGCTGCTGACTCTGGCCATCCCCTGTGCTGGCGTTCAGTTCTGTGGCATCAATGCA CTGTATTTCTATGCCTTTGACATCTTCCATGAGTCAGGAGTACCTGAGGACCAGATGCATTACTTGGCCATTGGCATTGGGGCTACTGAGCTCATCGGTGTCACACTATGT TCTTTCCTAATAGATCGTGCAGGCAGAAAGAAGCTGATGGGTTACGGCTATCTGCTGATGGGCATCACCATGTCTGTGCTCACCGCCATGCTGTCTATAAAG CATTTGAATTCATGGATCCCGTACGTGAACATCGCTCTGATCTTCTGTGTAATCTGTATTTATGGACTTGGACCTT CTGGAGTGTCTATGGCCCTCCCTGCTGACCTCTTCCTACAAGCCTGGCGTCCTTCTGCGTACGTCATCAGTGGGACCATCAACTGGCTGGGCATGTTTCTGATAGGGATGTCGTTTGGCTTCATTGTG GAAGGACTCGGGCAGTTCTGTTTCCTGATCTTTGTGGCATACTCTGTTTTTAGTGCAGCGTTTCTGTTATTTTTCGTCCCAGAGACCAAAGGGAAGACGATGGTGGAGATTACAGAGGACTTCAACAAACTGAACTACAAGAACAGGGCTGCTGATGCTGAGAGGACTGAAATAGATCTTGCAACTAAATTCTAA